In a single window of the Deltaproteobacteria bacterium genome:
- a CDS encoding DUF72 domain-containing protein: MSRGILIGTSGWNYRHWRGVFYPLSLPQSRWLTFYASRFTTVELNASFYRLPGITAFTAWYEQTPGDFIWSVKASRYITHIKKLLNVEEPLERFYSAVEGFREKLGPLLIQLPPSLRFDPSRFSEFCGRLDPALRHVIEVRHQSWLSDEALSIMDDNNIALCIADTAGRYPFLIAETADFLYIRLHGSTHLYVSEYDRGELEEWARIITDFKGDVYVYFDNDFEGRAPKNAEQLRALLSPPQ, encoded by the coding sequence ATGTCGCGAGGAATACTCATCGGCACTTCGGGCTGGAATTACCGGCATTGGCGAGGTGTCTTTTATCCCCTCAGCCTCCCGCAATCGCGGTGGCTCACTTTTTATGCGTCGCGGTTCACCACGGTCGAGTTGAACGCGTCCTTCTATCGACTTCCCGGGATCACCGCCTTCACTGCCTGGTATGAACAGACACCGGGAGATTTTATCTGGTCGGTCAAGGCAAGCCGCTATATCACACACATCAAAAAGCTGCTGAACGTCGAGGAACCGCTTGAGCGCTTCTATTCCGCCGTCGAGGGATTCCGGGAAAAGCTCGGCCCCCTGCTCATTCAGTTACCACCTTCCCTGCGCTTCGACCCATCACGTTTTTCCGAATTCTGCGGCCGTCTGGACCCCGCCCTGCGTCATGTCATCGAGGTAAGGCACCAGAGCTGGCTCAGCGACGAGGCCCTTTCGATCATGGACGATAACAACATCGCCCTGTGCATCGCCGATACGGCCGGCCGATACCCTTTTCTTATCGCGGAGACGGCGGATTTCCTTTACATCCGGCTCCATGGCTCCACGCACCTCTATGTTTCCGAATATGACCGGGGGGAGCTGGAAGAATGGGCGCGGATAATAACGGATTTCAAGGGTGACGTGTATGTATACTTTGACAATGATTTTGAGGGACGGGCACCGAAGAACGCCGAACAGCTCCGGGCCCTGCTTTCACCACCTCAGTGA